The following are encoded together in the Dyella terrae genome:
- the greB gene encoding transcription elongation factor GreB has translation MSRWRPPSPTSTAIITREGFEKLKAELDHLWHTLRPEVVKALAAAAAEGDRSENAEYTYRKKQLGEIDRRVRYLSKRIPSLKVAEGAPADRDAVFFGANIELENVDSGESVLYRIVGPDETNARLGWISIDSPLARAALKKRVDDEFAAELPGGRTHFVIVGVSY, from the coding sequence ATGAGCCGCTGGCGCCCACCCTCGCCCACGTCCACCGCCATCATCACCCGCGAGGGCTTCGAGAAGCTCAAGGCCGAACTGGACCATCTCTGGCACACGCTGCGCCCGGAAGTGGTGAAGGCGCTAGCCGCGGCCGCGGCGGAAGGTGACCGCTCGGAGAACGCCGAGTACACCTACCGCAAGAAGCAATTGGGCGAAATCGACCGGCGCGTACGCTACCTGAGCAAACGCATCCCTTCGCTCAAGGTGGCCGAGGGCGCGCCGGCCGATCGTGACGCGGTGTTCTTTGGGGCGAACATCGAGCTGGAGAACGTCGATTCAGGCGAAAGCGTGCTCTATCGCATCGTCGGCCCGGATGAAACCAACGCACGACTAGGCTGGATCAGCATCGATTCGCCGCTCGCCCGTGCAGCGCTGAAAAAACGCGTGGACGACGAGTTCGCTGCCGAATTGCCCGGCGGACGCACGCACTTTGTGATCGTGGGCGTCAGCTATTGA
- the rimO gene encoding 30S ribosomal protein S12 methylthiotransferase RimO, whose amino-acid sequence MSQVSPKVGFVSLGCPKALVDSERILTQLKVEGYEIVPSYGAADAVVVNTCGFIDAAVQESLDAIGEALHENGKVIVTGCLGKRSELIREAYPDVLAITGPQDYASVMNAVHSALPPQRNALLDIIPDTGIKLTPKHYAYLKISEGCNHRCSFCIIPSMRGDLVSRPVDEVLVEAERLVKGGVKELLVISQDTSAYGVDMKYAERQWRDKSYRTRMTELCEGLSELGVWTRLHYVYPYPHVDEVMPLMAEGKILPYLDIPFQHASPRILKLMKRPGNIDKTLERIRNWRKVVPDLTIRSTFIVGFPGETDAEFEELLDFLREAELDRVGAFAYSPVDGAKANELPGAVSEELKEDRLEQFMAVQAEISAAKLQRKIGRTVKVLVDEAGANGAVARSAADAPEIDGVVHIANGQLLKPGQFVDVVIEDADEHDLHARLAG is encoded by the coding sequence ATGTCGCAGGTTTCGCCCAAAGTCGGTTTCGTCAGCCTGGGTTGTCCCAAGGCCCTCGTGGATTCCGAGCGCATCCTCACCCAGTTGAAGGTCGAGGGTTACGAGATCGTGCCCAGCTACGGTGCCGCCGATGCGGTGGTGGTCAACACCTGTGGTTTTATCGATGCGGCCGTGCAGGAATCGCTGGACGCCATCGGCGAGGCGCTGCACGAGAACGGCAAGGTGATCGTCACCGGTTGCCTGGGCAAGCGCTCCGAGCTGATTCGCGAGGCGTATCCGGACGTGCTCGCCATTACGGGGCCGCAGGATTACGCCAGCGTGATGAACGCCGTGCACTCAGCATTGCCGCCCCAGCGCAACGCGCTGCTGGACATCATTCCGGACACGGGCATCAAGCTCACGCCGAAGCACTATGCGTACCTGAAGATTTCCGAAGGCTGCAACCACCGTTGCAGCTTCTGCATCATCCCGTCGATGCGCGGCGATCTGGTGTCGCGCCCGGTAGACGAGGTGCTGGTGGAAGCCGAGCGCCTGGTGAAGGGTGGCGTGAAGGAACTGCTGGTGATCTCGCAGGACACCAGCGCCTACGGCGTGGACATGAAGTACGCCGAGCGCCAGTGGCGCGACAAGAGCTACCGCACGCGCATGACAGAGCTGTGCGAAGGCCTCTCCGAACTTGGCGTGTGGACGCGCCTGCACTACGTCTACCCGTACCCGCACGTGGACGAAGTGATGCCGCTGATGGCGGAAGGCAAGATCCTTCCGTACCTCGACATTCCGTTCCAGCACGCCAGCCCGCGCATCCTCAAGCTGATGAAGCGCCCGGGCAACATCGACAAGACGCTGGAGCGCATCCGCAACTGGCGCAAGGTGGTGCCCGACCTGACCATTCGCAGCACCTTCATCGTCGGCTTCCCCGGCGAGACGGACGCCGAGTTTGAGGAGCTGCTGGACTTCCTGCGCGAAGCCGAACTCGATCGCGTGGGCGCGTTCGCCTACTCGCCGGTGGACGGCGCCAAGGCCAACGAGTTGCCGGGCGCGGTGTCGGAAGAGCTCAAGGAGGATCGCCTGGAGCAGTTCATGGCGGTGCAGGCGGAGATTTCCGCCGCCAAACTGCAACGCAAGATCGGCCGCACTGTGAAAGTGCTTGTCGATGAAGCCGGCGCCAACGGTGCCGTCGCGCGTTCTGCGGCTGATGCGCCGGAGATCGACGGCGTGGTGCACATCGCCAACGGGCAGTTGCTCAAGCCGGGTCAGTTCGTCGACGTGGTGATTGAAGACGCCGACGAGCACGACTTGCACGCGCGCTTGGCCGGCTGA
- a CDS encoding dienelactone hydrolase family protein → MGQTINLNTTRMQCISAYLAQPAGTPKGGIVVIQEIFGVNDHIRRVADGFAEAGYTAIAPCFFDHLETGVELGYNEEGYQRGRALITELGLDRAVEDVASAAEAIASAGRIGTVGYCWGGTVALLAALRLGMPSVSYYGSRNVPFLAEKPKAPVMFHFGEKDKSIPAEMVQKHRDMLPQMDVFTYPADHAFNRDVGPQYDETSAKLAYQRTLAFFDKHLARGE, encoded by the coding sequence ATGGGCCAGACCATCAATCTCAACACCACGCGGATGCAATGCATCAGCGCCTATCTGGCGCAACCGGCAGGAACACCCAAGGGCGGCATCGTGGTGATCCAGGAAATCTTCGGCGTCAACGACCATATCCGCCGCGTCGCGGATGGTTTCGCTGAGGCCGGCTACACAGCGATCGCGCCATGCTTCTTTGATCACCTCGAGACCGGGGTGGAGCTTGGCTACAACGAGGAAGGCTACCAGCGAGGGCGCGCACTGATCACTGAGCTGGGATTGGATCGCGCCGTCGAGGACGTGGCCAGCGCCGCCGAAGCCATTGCGTCAGCGGGACGCATCGGTACTGTCGGCTACTGTTGGGGTGGTACCGTTGCCTTGCTCGCGGCTCTGCGCCTTGGCATGCCCTCGGTGAGCTATTACGGCTCCCGTAACGTGCCTTTCCTGGCCGAAAAGCCCAAGGCGCCGGTGATGTTCCATTTCGGCGAGAAGGACAAATCCATCCCGGCGGAGATGGTGCAGAAGCACCGCGACATGCTCCCGCAGATGGATGTATTCACCTACCCGGCCGACCATGCCTTCAACCGCGATGTCGGACCGCAGTACGACGAGACGAGCGCGAAACTGGCCTATCAGCGCACGCTGGCGTTTTTCGACAAGCATCTGGCACGCGGCGAATGA
- the phnD gene encoding phosphate/phosphite/phosphonate ABC transporter substrate-binding protein, which produces MPFASIRADEVVQAPSDSSIRFGILPIGSAAESRDQWRPLLEDLERKLGHPVTTVSVSSYAGLSSAIGEQRVDVAFLSGRLAIEAVEHQHMSVVAQFVRSDGAKGNVAMLIVRADGPIHSLNELLAKPEHWRYARGEALSVTGYVAPEAEVFAPNGLNSDTFFASVRVGNHQNNALAVSNGEVDVATCNNPDLDLFQHNFPAEAAQLRVIWRSTLIPSGVLVVREGMAEPLRRQLTDFMHGYGHAPGAAGERERANLARIPDLAGFAPADNSVLRPFVDMEYRLMREQAIHGRWVNDQARKARLEQIDAAYHVDLKQLLRD; this is translated from the coding sequence GTGCCTTTCGCTTCGATCCGGGCGGACGAGGTCGTGCAGGCGCCGAGCGATTCCAGCATCCGCTTCGGCATTCTTCCCATCGGTAGCGCGGCGGAATCACGCGACCAATGGCGACCATTGCTGGAGGACTTGGAGCGCAAGCTCGGCCATCCCGTGACCACCGTGTCAGTGAGTAGCTACGCAGGGCTGTCGAGTGCCATCGGCGAGCAGCGCGTGGACGTGGCTTTCCTGTCGGGGCGTCTGGCCATAGAGGCGGTGGAGCACCAGCATATGAGCGTGGTGGCGCAGTTCGTGCGCAGCGACGGCGCCAAGGGCAACGTCGCCATGCTGATCGTGCGTGCCGACGGTCCGATTCATTCGCTCAACGAGCTGCTCGCCAAGCCGGAGCATTGGCGTTACGCACGCGGTGAAGCCTTGTCAGTTACCGGCTACGTCGCGCCTGAAGCTGAGGTCTTCGCGCCCAATGGGCTCAATTCCGATACGTTCTTCGCCAGCGTTCGCGTGGGCAATCATCAGAACAACGCGCTCGCCGTCAGCAATGGCGAAGTGGATGTGGCGACCTGCAACAACCCCGATCTTGACCTGTTCCAACACAACTTTCCGGCCGAAGCTGCGCAATTGCGTGTGATCTGGCGTTCCACCCTCATCCCATCGGGTGTGCTGGTCGTGCGCGAAGGCATGGCGGAGCCGTTGCGTCGCCAGTTAACCGACTTTATGCACGGTTATGGGCATGCGCCCGGGGCGGCGGGCGAGCGCGAGCGCGCGAATCTCGCACGGATTCCCGATCTTGCCGGCTTTGCGCCCGCCGACAACAGCGTGCTTCGCCCGTTCGTCGACATGGAGTATCGCCTGATGCGCGAGCAGGCCATACACGGCCGGTGGGTCAATGATCAGGCCAGGAAGGCCCGGCTCGAGCAGATCGACGCGGCCTATCACGTGGACCTGAAGCAACTTCTGCGGGACTGA
- a CDS encoding HAD family hydrolase — MNKQVDTVVFDLGNVLIGWDPRRLYRQLIDDEAQMEWFLRDVCSSEWNEQQDAGRPWAEATALLRTRFPEHAELIDAYHLRWEETLVGALDESVALLAELRARGVRLLALTNWSQETFPIARQRFPFLQWFEGIVVSGEEKLIKPDPRIYQRLLERYAVDPAKALYIDDSARNVAAAEALGMHGWWFRDADGLRQQLVELQLLDTPLSEVSHG, encoded by the coding sequence ATGAACAAGCAAGTCGATACCGTGGTCTTCGATCTGGGTAACGTATTGATCGGTTGGGATCCGCGCCGGCTCTACCGGCAACTGATCGACGACGAAGCGCAGATGGAATGGTTTCTGCGCGATGTCTGCAGCAGCGAGTGGAACGAGCAACAGGATGCAGGTCGCCCCTGGGCGGAAGCGACCGCACTGCTGCGTACCCGCTTTCCCGAACACGCCGAGCTGATCGATGCCTACCATCTGCGCTGGGAAGAAACGCTGGTCGGTGCACTGGATGAGAGCGTCGCATTGCTGGCGGAGCTGCGGGCGCGTGGTGTGCGGCTGCTCGCGCTGACGAACTGGTCGCAGGAAACATTCCCCATTGCCCGGCAACGTTTCCCGTTCCTGCAATGGTTCGAAGGCATTGTGGTATCCGGCGAAGAAAAGCTCATCAAGCCCGATCCGCGCATCTATCAGCGACTCCTGGAGCGCTACGCGGTCGACCCGGCCAAGGCTTTGTACATCGACGATTCGGCTCGCAACGTAGCGGCGGCCGAAGCGCTGGGCATGCACGGTTGGTGGTTCCGCGACGCCGATGGCTTGCGTCAACAATTGGTGGAACTGCAATTGCTCGATACGCCACTCAGCGAGGTCTCGCATGGTTAA
- a CDS encoding DUF3025 domain-containing protein yields MRYIAPPRDSVAPEVFARWPLYGWREYAAWMQSTYWPSIDELNAVRPTGQRERFVAQTLELLNDGLHYEQRIAERGEIATREANWHDLFNAMAWLRYPMLKRALNVRQMADIAVMGPRERSRAQYALTHFDEAGVIVTLRDRSLLDLWNEHDWYGLFWRERTAWMDGRATVQVFGHALLEHALTPGKLLVGKALACMASDDEGDAVAACAQGIEAGRLLCDPLELRPLPLAGLPGWHPESDMETFHLHTPCYQPRRDGRAYPASLLL; encoded by the coding sequence ATGCGTTACATCGCGCCGCCTCGCGATAGCGTCGCCCCTGAAGTGTTTGCGCGCTGGCCACTGTATGGCTGGCGCGAGTACGCCGCGTGGATGCAAAGCACCTATTGGCCATCCATCGATGAACTGAACGCCGTGCGTCCCACTGGCCAGCGCGAGCGGTTCGTCGCGCAGACGCTGGAACTGCTCAATGATGGGCTCCATTACGAACAGCGCATCGCGGAGCGAGGCGAGATTGCCACGCGTGAGGCGAACTGGCATGACCTGTTCAACGCGATGGCGTGGTTGCGCTACCCGATGCTCAAGCGCGCGTTGAATGTGCGGCAGATGGCCGACATTGCGGTGATGGGGCCGCGAGAGCGTTCGCGTGCCCAGTATGCCCTGACGCATTTCGACGAGGCAGGCGTGATCGTGACGCTACGCGATCGCTCGCTGCTCGACTTGTGGAACGAACACGATTGGTACGGGCTGTTCTGGCGTGAAAGGACCGCCTGGATGGATGGGCGTGCAACCGTTCAGGTGTTCGGCCATGCCCTGCTGGAGCACGCACTGACGCCAGGCAAGCTCCTCGTTGGCAAGGCGCTGGCGTGCATGGCGAGCGACGACGAGGGCGATGCGGTCGCTGCTTGCGCCCAGGGCATCGAAGCGGGACGGTTGTTATGCGATCCCCTGGAACTGCGTCCGCTGCCGCTTGCCGGTCTGCCGGGCTGGCACCCGGAAAGCGACATGGAAACGTTTCACCTGCATACCCCGTGCTACCAGCCTCGCCGCGACGGCCGCGCGTATCCGGCATCGCTCCTGCTCTGA
- a CDS encoding HIT domain-containing protein — MSDSAFALDPRLDNDTRHVTSLDLCDVLLMNDARFPWLVLVPRQPGMVELCDLSPDDQAQLWREVTRASQALRSRDAFDKLNLGALGNIVRQLHVHVVGRREGDAAWPGPVWGSGAAVPYDEEVLASRLQVLRTALK, encoded by the coding sequence ATGAGCGACTCAGCCTTTGCTCTCGACCCGCGTCTCGATAACGACACGCGTCATGTCACCTCGCTGGATCTGTGCGATGTGCTGCTGATGAACGACGCACGCTTCCCTTGGCTGGTGCTCGTGCCGCGCCAGCCCGGCATGGTCGAACTATGCGACCTTTCGCCAGACGACCAGGCACAGCTTTGGCGTGAAGTGACGCGGGCCTCGCAGGCGCTGCGCTCGCGCGATGCGTTCGACAAGCTCAACTTGGGTGCCCTGGGCAACATCGTGCGGCAACTGCACGTGCACGTCGTGGGACGTCGTGAAGGCGATGCCGCGTGGCCTGGCCCAGTGTGGGGCAGCGGTGCCGCAGTACCCTATGACGAAGAGGTCCTGGCCTCGCGATTGCAGGTGTTGCGCACCGCCTTGAAGTGA
- the asd gene encoding archaetidylserine decarboxylase (Phosphatidylserine decarboxylase is synthesized as a single chain precursor. Generation of the pyruvoyl active site from a Ser is coupled to cleavage of a Gly-Ser bond between the larger (beta) and smaller (alpha chains). It is an integral membrane protein.) yields the protein MTFNVLLQYILPHRALSRVVYWATRWTFKPWKNFLISTIVRNYQVNMAEAAQPDPLAYQHFNAFFTRKLRPDARHADANPNALISPADGKISQMGKIVDGRIFQAKGQEYTAAELLGDEASAAPYRNGRFATIYLSPRDYHRVHMPLKGTLRETVHVPGRIFSVAPFAVEAIPRLFARNERLVCHFDGEHGPFVVVMVGAILVSSVATVWDGLVIPPYASSIRRKSFAGQNITLERFGEMARFNMGSTVILLLPEGMAELDGLTPQQAVQVGQRLGEQHQG from the coding sequence ATGACTTTCAACGTACTCCTGCAATACATCCTGCCCCACCGTGCGTTGTCGCGGGTGGTCTACTGGGCCACGCGCTGGACCTTCAAGCCGTGGAAGAACTTCCTGATCAGCACCATCGTGCGCAACTATCAGGTCAACATGGCCGAGGCAGCGCAACCTGATCCGCTGGCCTACCAGCATTTCAATGCGTTCTTCACCCGCAAGCTGCGGCCCGATGCCCGCCATGCAGACGCCAATCCCAATGCCCTGATCTCGCCGGCAGACGGCAAGATCAGCCAGATGGGCAAGATCGTCGACGGCCGCATCTTCCAGGCCAAGGGCCAGGAGTACACCGCCGCCGAATTGCTCGGTGACGAGGCCAGCGCCGCGCCGTATCGCAACGGCCGCTTTGCCACCATCTACCTGTCGCCGCGTGACTATCACCGCGTGCACATGCCGCTTAAGGGCACGCTGAGGGAAACCGTGCACGTGCCCGGCCGCATCTTCAGCGTGGCACCGTTCGCAGTGGAGGCCATCCCACGCCTGTTCGCGCGCAATGAGCGACTGGTCTGCCACTTCGACGGTGAGCATGGCCCGTTCGTGGTGGTGATGGTCGGCGCCATCCTGGTGTCCAGCGTGGCCACCGTGTGGGATGGTCTGGTGATCCCGCCGTACGCCTCCTCCATCCGCCGCAAGTCCTTCGCCGGGCAGAACATCACGCTGGAGCGCTTTGGCGAAATGGCCCGCTTCAACATGGGCTCGACCGTCATCCTGCTGCTCCCCGAAGGCATGGCAGAACTAGATGGGCTTACACCGCAGCAGGCGGTGCAGGTCGGCCAACGGCTCGGCGAGCAGCACCAGGGCTGA
- the dcd gene encoding dCTP deaminase, translated as MSIKSDKWIRRMAEQHGMIEPFEPGQVKTRDNTRLVSYGTSSYGYDVRCAREFKIFTNINSTIVDPKAFDPSSFVDVEADVCIIPPNSFALARTVEYFRIPRKVLTICLGKSTYARCGIIVNVTPLEPEWEGHVTLEFSNTTPLPAKIYANEGVAQMLFLESDEECETSYKDRGGKYQGQQGVTLPRT; from the coding sequence GTGAGCATTAAATCCGACAAGTGGATCCGCCGAATGGCCGAGCAGCACGGCATGATCGAGCCGTTCGAGCCGGGCCAGGTCAAGACGCGCGACAACACCAGACTGGTGTCGTATGGCACGTCTAGCTACGGCTACGACGTGCGTTGTGCGCGCGAGTTCAAGATCTTTACCAACATCAACTCCACCATCGTCGACCCGAAGGCGTTTGATCCGTCCAGCTTCGTCGACGTGGAGGCGGATGTCTGCATTATCCCGCCCAATTCCTTCGCGCTGGCGCGAACGGTCGAGTACTTCCGCATTCCGCGCAAGGTACTCACTATCTGCCTCGGCAAGAGCACGTATGCGCGTTGCGGCATCATCGTCAACGTGACCCCGCTGGAGCCGGAGTGGGAAGGGCATGTGACGCTGGAGTTCTCCAACACCACGCCACTGCCCGCGAAAATCTACGCCAACGAGGGCGTGGCCCAGATGCTGTTTCTCGAGTCCGACGAGGAGTGCGAGACCAGCTATAAGGATCGCGGCGGCAAGTACCAGGGCCAGCAAGGCGTAACGCTGCCTCGCACCTGA
- a CDS encoding helicase HerA-like domain-containing protein encodes MTEILIGRNDDTSVSLDPRYGNRHGMIAGATGTGKSVSLMALAEGFSKLGVPCFLADAKGDLAGLSMPAGEPGDKLKARLDKLHLTDWKPQANPVIFWDIYGKLGHPVRATISEMGPTLLGRIMELNDTQEGVLEVIFKVADDQGWLLLDLPDLRAMLGFASENAKDISAHYGLISTQSIAAIQRALLKLEQDGADQFFGEPALELADLMRQDMSGRGVINVLAADQLILKPRLYSTFLLWLLSELFEQLPEVGDLDQPKLVFFFDEAHLLFDDAPSALQQRVEQVVRLIRSKGVGVYFCSQNPDDVPGNILGQLGNRVQHALRAFTPRDQKAVKAAAETFVANPKLNVSESITQLGVGEALASTLRDGGVPSPVERVLVTTPTARIGAITDAERATVRQRSPVGGKYDTPINRESAAEILAQRASTKAADPQTIGRPAPGGTATKEEPGWTDAVRDALLGTNRRQGMIEAMAKSASRAVGSKLGQQIVRGVLGGIFGGKR; translated from the coding sequence ATGACTGAGATTCTTATCGGCCGCAACGACGACACCAGCGTCAGCCTCGATCCACGCTACGGCAACCGCCACGGCATGATCGCCGGTGCCACCGGCACCGGCAAATCGGTGTCGTTGATGGCGTTGGCCGAAGGCTTCTCGAAGCTAGGCGTGCCCTGCTTCCTCGCTGATGCCAAGGGCGACCTCGCAGGTCTCTCCATGCCTGCCGGCGAACCGGGTGACAAGCTCAAGGCGCGCCTGGACAAGCTCCATCTTACCGATTGGAAGCCGCAGGCCAACCCGGTGATCTTCTGGGACATCTACGGCAAGCTCGGCCATCCGGTGCGCGCCACCATCAGCGAGATGGGCCCCACCCTGCTCGGCCGCATCATGGAACTCAACGACACGCAGGAAGGCGTGCTCGAAGTGATCTTCAAGGTGGCTGACGACCAAGGCTGGCTGCTGCTCGACCTGCCCGACCTGCGCGCCATGCTCGGCTTCGCCAGCGAGAACGCGAAGGACATCTCGGCGCACTACGGTCTGATCAGCACGCAGAGCATCGCCGCGATCCAACGCGCACTGCTCAAACTGGAGCAGGACGGCGCCGACCAGTTCTTCGGCGAGCCCGCGCTGGAGCTAGCCGACCTGATGCGACAAGACATGAGCGGTCGCGGGGTGATCAACGTGCTCGCTGCTGATCAATTGATTCTGAAGCCGCGCCTGTATTCCACTTTCCTGCTGTGGCTGCTATCGGAACTGTTCGAGCAGTTGCCGGAAGTGGGCGACCTTGACCAACCCAAACTGGTGTTCTTCTTCGACGAGGCGCACCTGTTGTTCGATGACGCACCGTCAGCGCTGCAACAGCGCGTGGAACAGGTCGTGCGCTTGATCCGTTCCAAGGGCGTGGGCGTGTACTTCTGCTCGCAGAATCCGGACGACGTGCCCGGCAATATCCTGGGGCAGCTCGGCAACCGCGTGCAGCATGCGCTGCGCGCATTCACGCCGCGCGACCAGAAGGCGGTCAAGGCAGCGGCGGAGACCTTCGTGGCTAACCCGAAGCTCAATGTGAGCGAGTCCATCACGCAACTAGGGGTTGGCGAAGCCTTGGCGTCGACCCTGCGCGATGGCGGCGTGCCCTCGCCCGTTGAGCGTGTGCTGGTGACGACGCCCACCGCGCGCATCGGCGCAATCACCGATGCCGAACGCGCCACGGTGCGGCAGCGCTCGCCCGTCGGCGGCAAATACGACACGCCGATCAACCGTGAATCGGCCGCGGAAATCCTCGCCCAGCGAGCGAGTACGAAGGCCGCGGATCCGCAGACCATCGGCAGGCCGGCACCCGGCGGCACAGCAACGAAGGAAGAACCCGGCTGGACCGATGCCGTGCGCGATGCACTGCTCGGCACCAACCGCCGTCAGGGCATGATCGAGGCGATGGCGAAATCCGCCAGCCGTGCGGTGGGCTCGAAGCTTGGCCAGCAGATCGTACGCGGCGTGCTCGGCGGCATCTTCGGCGGCAAGCGCTGA
- a CDS encoding DUF2147 domain-containing protein, with protein MKSLLRAAIVASLLLGTSAAFAADVTPVGTWKTIDDQTGKPKSIVKITDEGGELKATVLEVLQSDEGPHPICKNCDGERKDQPIEGMNIMWGVHKDGDTIWDGGKILDPKTGKIYKVKLQPSDDGSKLTVRGYIGFSLLGRSQEWQRQP; from the coding sequence ATGAAGTCACTGCTCCGCGCCGCCATCGTCGCCAGTCTCCTGCTGGGCACCAGCGCCGCTTTTGCCGCCGACGTGACCCCGGTGGGCACCTGGAAGACCATCGACGATCAGACGGGCAAGCCCAAGTCGATCGTGAAGATCACCGACGAAGGCGGCGAACTGAAGGCCACCGTGCTGGAGGTGCTGCAGTCCGACGAGGGTCCGCACCCGATCTGCAAGAACTGCGACGGCGAACGGAAAGACCAGCCGATCGAAGGCATGAACATCATGTGGGGCGTCCATAAGGACGGTGACACCATCTGGGACGGCGGCAAGATCCTCGATCCCAAGACCGGCAAGATCTACAAGGTAAAGCTGCAGCCCAGCGATGACGGCAGCAAGCTCACCGTCCGCGGCTATATCGGCTTCTCGCTGCTCGGCCGCAGCCAGGAGTGGCAGCGCCAGCCGTAA
- a CDS encoding transglycosylase SLT domain-containing protein, with translation MVSPVFPRSLRMAPLAGALLLLVGCSSGGGTKPAATPQANQLYAQLDQASKGYETALAQARAGNAQASQQTLNTALDQLKNASAHCPSTPGCDPQRFFSVFDRLLRLKDGNFDLGDDLGSMGNDQPEGSDAGKTGAASLPEAQRSVTLLRGQQLSQLIAMNGPVKAALEMWLTQWRGNLMDAYVNYQFLRYQMWPEYQKQDLPEALLFGIMAKESGGKVHAVSRSGAAGPLQFMYATGLRFGLNTEDGFDSRFDPAESARANAEYMDEQLKAFNNNLELTLAAYNGGEGRMRRLVGDNTSVSLYDPTIYNQLSQETRDYVPSVLAAAWLFLHPESYNLRFPRVDGAQGSVVLKRPASLTELTVCLGSAAGMQDGWFRTLRNLNPRLDPQVAQPTGVRIMVPKVLEKPYEARCTDGPWPILANDLHTAVIPVAPPAPSPPPASSSRSSSSTSRTRSYVVKRGDTLTSIVSKVGCSSLQEVSDMNDLKHHQIKPGQVLKLPTCR, from the coding sequence ATGGTTTCCCCTGTTTTTCCCCGTTCGTTGCGCATGGCTCCCCTGGCCGGCGCACTGTTGTTGCTGGTGGGTTGTTCAAGTGGAGGGGGCACGAAGCCCGCCGCCACGCCGCAGGCCAACCAGCTGTACGCGCAATTGGACCAGGCCAGCAAGGGCTACGAGACGGCGCTCGCGCAGGCGCGCGCCGGCAACGCCCAGGCCTCGCAGCAGACGCTGAACACGGCGTTGGATCAGTTGAAAAACGCCTCCGCGCATTGCCCCTCGACACCAGGCTGCGATCCGCAACGCTTCTTTTCCGTGTTCGATCGCTTGCTGCGTCTGAAGGACGGCAACTTCGATCTGGGTGACGACCTGGGCAGCATGGGCAACGATCAGCCGGAAGGCAGCGATGCCGGCAAGACCGGAGCCGCCAGCCTGCCGGAAGCGCAGCGCAGCGTGACCTTGCTTCGCGGTCAGCAATTGTCGCAACTGATCGCCATGAACGGCCCGGTGAAGGCCGCGCTGGAGATGTGGCTGACGCAGTGGCGCGGCAACCTGATGGATGCCTACGTCAACTATCAGTTCCTGCGCTATCAGATGTGGCCGGAGTACCAGAAGCAGGATCTGCCCGAAGCGCTGTTGTTCGGCATCATGGCTAAGGAATCGGGCGGCAAGGTGCATGCGGTGTCGCGTTCCGGCGCCGCGGGCCCGTTGCAGTTCATGTATGCCACCGGCCTGCGCTTTGGCCTTAATACCGAAGACGGTTTCGACTCGCGCTTCGACCCCGCCGAATCCGCCCGCGCCAACGCGGAATACATGGACGAACAGCTCAAGGCGTTCAACAACAACCTTGAGCTCACGCTGGCTGCCTACAACGGCGGCGAGGGTCGCATGCGTCGTCTGGTGGGCGACAACACTTCGGTGAGCCTGTACGACCCGACCATCTACAACCAGCTCTCGCAGGAAACGCGCGACTACGTGCCCTCCGTGCTGGCGGCGGCGTGGCTGTTCCTGCATCCGGAAAGCTACAACCTGCGTTTCCCGCGCGTGGATGGGGCGCAGGGCAGCGTCGTGCTGAAACGACCGGCATCGCTTACCGAGCTGACGGTGTGCCTGGGCTCCGCGGCAGGCATGCAGGATGGCTGGTTCCGCACGCTCCGCAACCTCAATCCGCGCCTGGACCCACAGGTGGCGCAGCCGACGGGGGTACGCATCATGGTGCCCAAGGTGTTGGAGAAACCGTACGAGGCACGCTGTACCGATGGTCCATGGCCGATTCTGGCCAATGACCTGCATACCGCCGTGATACCGGTGGCACCACCTGCGCCGTCTCCGCCGCCGGCATCGTCCTCGCGCAGCTCCAGCAGCACGTCGCGCACGCGTAGCTATGTGGTCAAGCGCGGTGACACGCTGACCAGCATCGTCAGCAAGGTGGGGTGCTCGTCGTTGCAGGAGGTGTCGGACATGAACGACCTCAAGCATCACCAGATCAAGCCGGGGCAGGTGCTCAAGCTGCCGACCTGCCGCTGA